In the genome of Segatella copri, one region contains:
- a CDS encoding prephenate dehydratase produces the protein MKRIAIQGELGSFHDITAHQYFEGEQIELICCATFEEVFENIKRDPTVVGICAIENTIAGSLLHNYELLRQSGTTVVGEHKLHIEHSICCLPDDDWNTLQEVHSHPVALMQCGKFLANHPDLKAVEAEDTAGSAAYIAQHKVHGWAAICSSYAAQMYGMKVLQEDIHDNPHNYTRFLVVCNPQKAALLRPIEKANKASIVFSLPHDKGSLSKVLTILSFYDINLTKIQSLPNIGHEWEYLFYVDLTFDNLTRYRQSIDAITPLVKKIKVLGEYEEKE, from the coding sequence ATGAAGAGAATAGCAATACAAGGAGAGTTGGGATCGTTCCACGACATCACTGCCCATCAGTATTTTGAGGGCGAACAGATAGAGCTGATTTGCTGCGCCACCTTCGAGGAGGTGTTCGAGAACATCAAGCGAGACCCTACGGTGGTCGGCATCTGCGCCATCGAAAATACCATAGCTGGAAGCCTGCTCCACAACTACGAGCTGCTCCGACAGAGCGGTACCACCGTGGTGGGCGAGCACAAGCTTCACATCGAGCACAGCATCTGCTGCTTGCCTGATGACGACTGGAACACCCTGCAGGAGGTTCACTCCCATCCGGTGGCCCTGATGCAGTGTGGCAAGTTCCTGGCAAACCATCCCGACCTTAAGGCGGTGGAGGCAGAGGATACTGCCGGTTCGGCGGCTTACATCGCACAGCACAAAGTGCATGGGTGGGCTGCCATCTGCTCTTCGTATGCCGCCCAGATGTACGGCATGAAGGTATTGCAGGAGGACATCCACGACAATCCGCACAACTACACCCGATTCCTCGTGGTCTGCAATCCGCAGAAGGCCGCTCTTCTCCGTCCTATCGAGAAGGCAAACAAGGCGAGCATCGTCTTCAGTCTGCCTCACGACAAGGGGTCGCTCTCCAAGGTGCTCACCATCCTGAGTTTCTACGACATCAATCTTACCAAGATTCAGTCGCTGCCGAACATCGGACATGAGTGGGAATATCTCTTCTACGTGGATCTCACCTTCGACAACCTGACCCGCTACCGCCAGAGCATCGACGCCATCACGCCGCTGGTGAAGAAGATCAAGGTGTTGGGAGAATATGAGGAGAAAGAATAA
- a CDS encoding pyridoxal phosphate-dependent aminotransferase — MIQPANRVTEIQEYYFSRKLKEVAKLNAEGMDIISLAIGSPDMPPSKQTIDKLCEVANNPNAHGYQPTVGIPELRKAMAGFYKRWYDVDLDWATEIQPLIGSKEGILHVTLAFCNPGDEVLIPNPGYPTYTAINKILGTKITYYDLREDNGWQPDFDALEKMDLSHVKLMWTNYPNMPTGGVAKRETYEKLVAFAQKHNIVVVNDNPYSLILNEHPMSIMQVPGAKDCCIEFNSLSKSHNMPGWRVAMISSNKTFISWILKVKSNIDNGSFRGIQLAAAEAMLNNTDEWHRENNIQNYRRRRDIAEEIMKVLDCQFDPNQVGMFLWGKIPEKYADVEDLTEKILHEARVFITPGFIFGSNGKRYIRISLCAKDEKMKEALERIKKVFDK; from the coding sequence ATGATACAACCAGCCAATAGAGTAACGGAAATACAGGAATACTACTTCAGCCGCAAGCTGAAGGAAGTGGCTAAGCTTAATGCCGAGGGCATGGACATCATCAGCCTTGCCATCGGAAGTCCAGACATGCCGCCTTCTAAGCAGACCATCGACAAGCTCTGCGAGGTAGCCAACAATCCAAACGCACACGGATATCAGCCTACGGTGGGCATCCCGGAACTGCGCAAGGCTATGGCTGGTTTCTACAAGAGATGGTATGATGTAGACCTTGACTGGGCTACGGAGATACAGCCGCTCATAGGTAGCAAGGAAGGAATCCTGCACGTAACGCTCGCCTTCTGCAATCCTGGCGACGAGGTGCTCATCCCGAATCCGGGCTATCCCACCTACACCGCCATCAACAAGATTCTGGGTACCAAGATTACCTACTACGACCTGCGTGAGGACAACGGATGGCAGCCCGACTTCGATGCCCTGGAGAAGATGGACCTGAGCCACGTGAAGCTGATGTGGACCAACTATCCGAACATGCCTACAGGCGGAGTGGCGAAGCGCGAGACCTACGAAAAGCTGGTAGCCTTCGCCCAGAAGCACAACATCGTGGTGGTGAACGACAATCCATATTCGCTCATCCTCAACGAACATCCGATGAGCATCATGCAGGTGCCTGGAGCCAAGGACTGCTGCATCGAATTCAATTCGCTGAGCAAGAGCCACAACATGCCGGGCTGGCGTGTGGCGATGATTTCGAGCAACAAGACCTTCATCTCTTGGATTTTGAAGGTGAAGAGCAACATCGACAACGGAAGCTTCAGAGGCATTCAGCTGGCTGCTGCCGAGGCGATGCTCAACAACACCGACGAGTGGCACCGCGAGAACAACATCCAGAACTATCGCCGCCGCCGCGACATAGCCGAGGAAATCATGAAGGTGTTAGACTGCCAGTTTGACCCTAACCAGGTGGGCATGTTCCTCTGGGGCAAGATTCCTGAGAAATATGCCGATGTGGAGGACCTGACAGAGAAGATTCTGCACGAGGCACGCGTCTTCATCACCCCAGGCTTCATCTTCGGAAGCAACGGCAAGCGATATATCCGCATCAGCCTCTGCGCCAAGGATGAGAAGATGAAGGAGGCTCTGGAGAGAATCAAGAAGGTATTTGACAAATAA
- a CDS encoding bifunctional 3-deoxy-7-phosphoheptulonate synthase/chorismate mutase type II: MELELEPLNFPSDQERPCIIAGPCSAETEEQVMTTAKQLAAKGCHMFRAGVWKPRTKPGGFEGNGETALPWMKQVKEETGMLTATEVATPEHVELALKYGIDILWVGARTSANPFAMQSLADSLKGVDVPVLVKNPVNPDLELWIGALQRINQAGIKKLGAIHRGFSSFDKKIYRNLPMWQIPIELHRRIPQLPIICDPSHIGGRRDLIAPLCQQAMDLGFDGLIVESHCNPDDAWSDAKQQVTPEVLDYILSLLVVRDEHYSTEGLHQLRGQIDELDNQLMDLLAKRMRVCREIGTYKKEHNMTIVQTNRYNEILDKRGAQAALCGMSADFAAQIFEHIHEESVRQQLEILNQK, from the coding sequence ATGGAATTAGAATTAGAACCATTGAATTTTCCTAGTGACCAGGAACGCCCTTGTATCATCGCAGGCCCATGCTCTGCCGAGACTGAGGAGCAAGTTATGACAACGGCCAAGCAGCTTGCTGCCAAGGGCTGCCACATGTTCCGTGCGGGTGTGTGGAAGCCTCGCACCAAGCCAGGAGGCTTTGAGGGAAATGGCGAGACTGCCTTGCCTTGGATGAAGCAGGTGAAGGAGGAAACCGGTATGCTCACCGCTACCGAGGTGGCTACTCCTGAGCACGTGGAACTCGCCTTGAAGTATGGTATCGACATTCTTTGGGTGGGTGCGCGTACTTCTGCCAACCCATTCGCCATGCAGTCATTGGCCGACAGCCTGAAGGGTGTTGACGTGCCTGTGCTGGTGAAGAACCCTGTGAACCCAGACCTGGAGCTCTGGATTGGTGCCCTGCAGCGCATCAACCAGGCTGGTATCAAGAAACTGGGTGCCATCCATCGCGGTTTCTCAAGCTTCGACAAGAAGATTTACCGCAACCTCCCAATGTGGCAGATTCCTATCGAGCTGCATCGCCGCATACCACAGTTGCCTATCATCTGCGACCCTAGCCATATCGGTGGCCGCCGCGACCTGATTGCTCCTCTCTGCCAGCAGGCAATGGACCTGGGCTTCGACGGACTCATCGTAGAGAGCCACTGCAATCCAGACGATGCATGGAGCGATGCCAAGCAGCAGGTTACTCCAGAGGTCTTAGATTACATCCTGAGTCTCCTCGTGGTTCGTGACGAGCACTATTCTACCGAGGGCCTGCACCAGTTGCGTGGCCAGATTGATGAGCTCGACAACCAGCTGATGGATCTCCTGGCAAAGCGTATGCGCGTGTGCCGTGAGATTGGTACCTACAAGAAAGAGCACAACATGACCATCGTGCAGACCAACCGCTATAACGAGATTCTCGACAAGCGTGGTGCACAGGCTGCCCTCTGCGGCATGAGTGCAGATTTCGCTGCTCAGATTTTCGAGCACATCCACGAGGAGAGTGTCCGCCAGCAGTTGGAAATCCTGAATCAGAAATAA
- a CDS encoding prephenate dehydrogenase/arogenate dehydrogenase family protein produces the protein MRILIMGAGKMGSFFIDLLSFDHEVAVYEKDAKRLRFTYNCYRFTKMEEVEMFRPELVINAVTVKYTIPAFEELLPHLSNDCIISDIASVKTGLHEFYDKCGFRFVSTHPMFGPTFANLNQLSEENAVIIQEGDYMGKIFFKDLYQKLGLSLHEYTFDEHDQTVAYSLSIPFVSTFAFAAVMKHQDAPGTTFKRHMQIAKGVLNEDDYLLQEILFNPYTSGQVAQIREELAELIDIIDHKDAKRMKLFLTKIRNHVKEDIEIRQ, from the coding sequence ATGAGAATATTAATCATGGGAGCAGGTAAGATGGGAAGCTTTTTCATCGACCTGCTCAGCTTCGACCACGAGGTGGCAGTTTACGAAAAGGATGCCAAGCGTCTGCGCTTCACCTACAACTGCTATCGTTTTACCAAGATGGAGGAAGTGGAGATGTTCCGTCCGGAACTCGTTATCAATGCCGTGACCGTGAAATACACCATCCCGGCGTTCGAGGAGTTGCTGCCACATCTTTCCAACGACTGCATCATCAGCGACATCGCATCCGTGAAGACCGGCTTGCATGAATTTTACGACAAATGTGGATTCAGATTCGTGAGCACCCACCCGATGTTTGGTCCTACCTTTGCCAACCTGAACCAGCTCTCCGAGGAGAATGCGGTGATTATCCAGGAGGGCGACTATATGGGCAAGATATTCTTCAAGGATCTCTACCAGAAACTGGGACTGAGCCTTCATGAATATACCTTCGACGAGCACGACCAGACGGTGGCTTACTCGCTGAGTATCCCATTCGTGAGCACCTTTGCCTTCGCCGCCGTGATGAAGCATCAGGATGCTCCGGGCACCACCTTCAAGCGCCACATGCAGATAGCCAAGGGCGTGCTGAACGAAGACGACTACCTGCTGCAGGAAATCCTCTTCAACCCGTATACATCGGGACAGGTGGCACAGATTCGTGAAGAGCTGGCTGAACTCATCGATATCATCGACCACAAGGATGCCAAGCGCATGAAACTCTTCCTCACCAAAATCAGAAACCACGTGAAGGAAGACATCGAGATTAGACAGTAG
- a CDS encoding NAD(P)-dependent oxidoreductase: protein MSEQIDQQNNTAEQPSMFQVVNEGFTTREAIEEAKRCLHCKIPQCKKGCPIENDIPDFVHELSMGNMGAAMSIINAKSNLPAICGRVCPHEKQCQGHCVLGKKGKPVQIGKLEQFIADFDTKMNLSREKLPQKTRGRVAVIGSGPAGLTVAGDLARQGFNVTIFEGQAEPGGVLMYGIPEYRLPKSVVRDEISKIEALGVQFITNCMVGENNVTIDSLFRAGYDAIFMGTGTNVPQNMDSTPGSTLHGVSQSTYFLHNVSAYNEGALTRDMVPLRDGEKVGVIGGGNVAMDAARTAIRLGADVTVLYRKTQEEMPAIQSEYEDAVKEGVKFEWKTTVEAFLKGKNGRLGSCVLNTPDGERVENFDRIYLAIGSRPANRIVSTTAGIEVDEKGYVKVVERPFGMTTRRGVFAGGDVVHRPQTVVLAMKAAKEVAQGIAQYVDAIKLLEEAKRIEKEGV from the coding sequence ATGAGTGAACAGATTGATCAACAGAATAACACAGCTGAACAGCCTAGCATGTTTCAGGTGGTAAACGAGGGATTCACTACCCGCGAGGCGATTGAGGAAGCCAAGAGATGCCTGCATTGCAAGATTCCTCAGTGCAAGAAGGGATGCCCTATCGAAAACGATATTCCGGACTTCGTACACGAGCTCTCGATGGGTAACATGGGTGCTGCGATGAGCATCATCAACGCCAAGAGCAACCTGCCTGCCATCTGCGGACGTGTTTGTCCGCACGAGAAGCAGTGCCAGGGACACTGTGTGCTGGGAAAGAAGGGAAAACCGGTGCAGATTGGTAAGCTGGAGCAGTTTATCGCTGACTTCGATACCAAGATGAACCTTTCCAGAGAGAAGTTGCCTCAGAAGACGCGTGGCCGCGTGGCGGTTATCGGTTCGGGACCTGCTGGTCTTACCGTGGCTGGTGATCTCGCCCGCCAGGGTTTCAATGTCACCATCTTCGAGGGACAGGCTGAGCCGGGCGGCGTGCTGATGTACGGTATTCCGGAATACAGACTGCCTAAGAGCGTGGTGCGCGACGAGATAAGCAAGATTGAGGCGCTGGGTGTACAGTTTATCACCAACTGCATGGTGGGTGAGAACAATGTCACCATCGACAGCCTCTTCCGTGCGGGTTACGATGCCATTTTTATGGGCACGGGTACCAATGTGCCTCAGAACATGGATTCTACCCCTGGTTCTACGCTGCATGGTGTGAGCCAGAGCACCTATTTCCTGCACAACGTGAGTGCCTATAACGAGGGTGCCTTGACCCGCGACATGGTGCCGCTGAGAGATGGAGAGAAGGTGGGCGTAATCGGCGGCGGCAACGTGGCGATGGATGCGGCGCGTACTGCCATCCGCCTGGGTGCCGATGTCACCGTGCTCTATCGCAAGACCCAGGAAGAGATGCCTGCCATCCAGAGTGAATACGAGGATGCCGTGAAAGAGGGCGTCAAGTTTGAGTGGAAGACCACCGTGGAGGCTTTCCTCAAGGGCAAGAACGGCCGACTGGGAAGCTGCGTGCTGAACACTCCTGATGGAGAGAGAGTTGAGAACTTCGACAGAATCTATCTCGCCATCGGTTCCCGTCCTGCCAACCGCATCGTTTCTACCACCGCAGGTATCGAGGTGGATGAGAAGGGCTACGTAAAGGTGGTGGAGCGTCCGTTCGGTATGACTACCCGCCGTGGTGTCTTTGCTGGAGGAGATGTGGTTCACCGTCCGCAGACCGTGGTCTTGGCGATGAAGGCAGCCAAGGAAGTGGCACAGGGCATCGCCCAGTATGTGGATGCCATCAAGCTGCTTGAAGAAGCTAAACGAATCGAAAAAGAAGGCGTATAA
- the ffh gene encoding signal recognition particle protein: MFENLSDRLERSFKILKGEGKITEINVAETMKDVRRALLDADVNYKVAKEFTNKVKEKALGMNVLTAVKPGQLMVKLVHDELAELMGGEEAPLKLENRPAIILMSGLQGSGKTTFSGKLANLLKTKKGKKPLLVACDVYRPAAIQQLHVVGEQVGVPVYSEPDNKDVCVIADHALQQAKTNGNDVVIVDTAGRLAIDEQMMNEISNLKNHLNPDETLFVVDSMTGQDAVNTAKEFNDRLDFNGVVLTKLDGDTRGGAALSIRTVVTKPIKFIGTGEKMEAIDVFHPARMADRILGMGDVVSLVERAQEQFDLEEAKKLEKKIRKNQFDFNDFYNQIQQIKKMGNIKDLAAMIPGVGKAIRDVDIPEDAFKSVEAIIQSMTPKERSNPGILNTSRRQRIAKGSGTDIQEVNKLIKQFDQTRKMMQMMTGNKMAQMMSRMKGMPGMPKMPGM, translated from the coding sequence ATGTTTGAAAATTTAAGTGATAGATTAGAACGTTCCTTCAAAATCTTGAAGGGTGAAGGTAAGATTACAGAAATCAACGTGGCTGAAACCATGAAGGATGTGCGCCGTGCACTCCTCGATGCCGACGTTAACTATAAGGTGGCTAAGGAATTCACCAACAAGGTGAAGGAGAAGGCGCTGGGCATGAACGTGCTCACTGCCGTGAAGCCTGGACAGCTGATGGTGAAGCTGGTTCACGACGAGCTGGCTGAACTGATGGGTGGCGAGGAAGCTCCTTTGAAGTTGGAGAACCGCCCGGCAATCATCCTGATGAGTGGTTTGCAGGGTTCTGGTAAGACTACCTTCAGCGGTAAGCTTGCTAATCTGCTCAAGACCAAGAAGGGCAAGAAACCATTGCTCGTAGCCTGCGACGTTTACCGTCCTGCTGCTATCCAGCAGCTCCATGTAGTGGGCGAGCAGGTGGGCGTTCCTGTGTATAGCGAGCCAGACAACAAGGATGTCTGCGTTATCGCCGACCATGCCTTGCAGCAGGCTAAGACCAACGGCAACGACGTGGTTATCGTGGATACAGCCGGTCGTCTCGCCATCGACGAGCAGATGATGAACGAGATCAGCAATCTGAAGAATCATCTGAATCCTGACGAGACCCTCTTCGTGGTTGACTCCATGACCGGTCAGGATGCCGTGAATACAGCCAAGGAGTTCAACGACCGCCTCGATTTTAACGGCGTTGTTCTCACCAAGCTCGATGGTGATACCCGTGGTGGTGCTGCCCTCAGTATCCGCACCGTGGTTACCAAGCCTATCAAGTTTATCGGTACTGGCGAGAAGATGGAGGCCATCGACGTGTTCCATCCAGCCCGTATGGCCGACCGTATTCTGGGTATGGGTGACGTGGTTTCCCTGGTAGAGCGTGCGCAGGAGCAGTTTGACCTGGAGGAGGCTAAGAAGCTGGAGAAGAAGATTCGCAAGAACCAGTTCGACTTCAACGATTTCTACAATCAGATTCAGCAGATCAAGAAGATGGGTAACATCAAGGACCTGGCTGCCATGATTCCTGGTGTGGGCAAGGCTATCCGCGACGTTGATATTCCTGAGGATGCCTTCAAGAGTGTAGAGGCTATCATCCAGAGTATGACTCCAAAGGAGCGCTCTAATCCTGGAATCCTCAATACCAGCCGCCGCCAGCGTATCGCTAAGGGTTCGGGCACTGATATCCAGGAGGTGAACAAGCTCATCAAGCAGTTTGACCAGACCCGCAAGATGATGCAGATGATGACAGGCAACAAGATGGCCCAGATGATGAGCCGCATGAAGGGTATGCCAGGCATGCCTAAGATGCCAGGAATGTAG
- the folD gene encoding bifunctional methylenetetrahydrofolate dehydrogenase/methenyltetrahydrofolate cyclohydrolase FolD, with protein sequence MKLIDGKATAAAIKEQIAQEVAQIVAQGGKQPHLVAVLVGHDGGSETYVKNKVLACEKCGFKSTLIRYEDDVTEEELLACVDRLNKDEDVDGFIVQLPLPKHIDEQKVTMAIDYRKDVDGFHPVNVGRMALGMPSFISATPLGILTLLQHYNIPTSGKKCVILGRSNIVGKPMAQLMMQKQYGDATVTVCHSHSAHLKEECREADIIIAAIGKPDFVTADMVKPGAVVIDVGTTRVPDASKKSGFRLNGDVKFDEVAEKCSFITPVPGGVGPMTICSLMKNTLAAGKKEVYK encoded by the coding sequence ATGAAGTTAATCGACGGAAAGGCGACAGCAGCCGCCATCAAGGAACAGATAGCCCAAGAGGTGGCACAGATTGTGGCACAGGGCGGAAAGCAACCTCATCTGGTTGCTGTGCTCGTGGGACACGACGGAGGAAGCGAGACCTATGTGAAGAACAAGGTCTTGGCTTGCGAGAAATGTGGCTTTAAGTCGACACTCATTCGATATGAGGATGATGTGACAGAAGAGGAACTCCTGGCCTGCGTTGACAGGCTGAACAAGGATGAGGATGTGGACGGATTCATCGTGCAGCTTCCTCTGCCTAAGCATATTGACGAGCAGAAGGTGACCATGGCGATAGACTATCGCAAGGATGTGGATGGTTTCCATCCCGTAAACGTGGGTCGCATGGCGCTGGGCATGCCTAGCTTCATCTCTGCCACGCCGCTGGGCATCCTTACCCTCTTGCAGCATTACAACATCCCGACCAGTGGCAAGAAATGCGTTATCCTGGGCAGAAGCAACATCGTGGGCAAACCTATGGCCCAGCTGATGATGCAGAAGCAGTATGGCGACGCCACTGTCACCGTGTGCCATTCTCATTCGGCTCATCTGAAGGAGGAATGCCGCGAAGCAGACATCATCATCGCTGCTATCGGCAAGCCTGATTTCGTTACTGCCGACATGGTGAAGCCGGGAGCCGTGGTTATCGATGTGGGTACCACCCGTGTGCCTGATGCATCGAAGAAAAGCGGATTCCGCCTGAATGGCGACGTGAAATTTGATGAGGTGGCAGAGAAGTGCTCTTTCATCACTCCTGTACCTGGAGGTGTAGGACCGATGACTATCTGTTCTTTGATGAAGAATACCCTTGCCGCCGGAAAAAAAGAGGTTTATAAATAG